From a single Brassica napus cultivar Da-Ae chromosome C9, Da-Ae, whole genome shotgun sequence genomic region:
- the LOC106388052 gene encoding probable E3 ubiquitin-protein ligase LUL3, with protein MGISFSNRRRNNHHRRYHHHLPPPPPYYYSDQPQQPPPPQPPHNEYSYTHNHLVSAPQHSLPPPSQPQPQPQPQPHPPPQINYGSYGYNYNQIQNPQQQQPPYFSGYHPNGWNTMMRPVFYGPAVVVDQQPPQPYVEHQSAKKVRNDVNVHKDTVRLEADDLNPGYHLVSFLFDAVFDGSFTIIFFAKEEENCTMVPQFPEAFKPTQVPFQKGTAQKFVQPSGTGTDLGFFSLDDLSNPLPDEVYPLVISAETVISPSSGSEEPLVHKQITLACLEKTDDGSFKVKVMKQILWIEGARYELRELYGIDNSTAQDDDVASGLEDSGDKECVICLTEPKDTAVMPCRHLCLCSDCAKELRFQSNKCPICRQPFDELLMIKVESSNEQH; from the exons aTGGGGATCTCTTTTAGCAACCGTAGACGAAACAACCACCACCGCCGCTACCACCATCACCTCCCTCCTCCTCCGCCTTACTATTACTCGGATCAACCTCAACAACCGCCGCCGCCTCAACCACCGCACAACGAGTACAGCTACACTCACAACCACCTCGTTTCAGCTCCGCAACACTCTCTTCCTCCACCCTCTCAGCCTCAGCCTCAGCCTCAGCCTCAGCCTCATCCTCCGCCGCAGATTAATTACGGATCCTACGGCTATAACTATAATCAAATTCAAAACCCgcaacagcagcagcctccgtATTTCTCCGGTTACCATCCCAATGGGTGGAATACGATGATGAGACCGGTTTTCTACGGTCCGGCTGTGGTGGTTGACCAACAGCCTCCTCAGCCGTACGTGGAGCATCAGAGCGCTAAGAAGGTGAGGAATGATGTCAATGTCCATAAAGATACGGTGAGGCTCGAAGCAGACGATCTTAACCCTGGCTATCATCTTGTTTCCTTCCTCTTCGATGCCGTATTCGATGGCAG TTTTACTATCATATTTTTCGcaaaagaggaagaaaactGCACAATGGTCCCTCAATTTCCAGAAGCTTTCAAACCAACCCAAGTCCCTTTCCAAAAAGGTACAGCACAGAAGTTTGTACAACCTTCAGGGACAGGAACAGACCTAGGTTTCTTTTCACTCGACGATCTATCGAACCCATTACCAGACGAGGTGTACCCACTTGTAATATCAGCAGAGACAGTGATCTCACCAAGCTCGGGTTCAGAGGAACCATTAGTTCACAAGCAAATCACGCTAGCGTGTTTGGAGAAGACTGACGATGGATCTTTCAAAGTGAAAGTCATGAAACAGATCTTATGGATCGAAGGAGCTAGATATGAGCTACGTGAGTTGTATGGTATCGATAACTCGACCGCACAAGATGATGATGTTGCGTCAGGGTTAGAGGATAGTGGTGACAAAGAATGTGTTATTTGCTTGACTGAACCTAAGGACACCGCCGTGATGCCTTGTAGACATTTG TGTTTGTGCAGTGACTGCGCTAAAGAACTGAGGTTTCAGTCAAACAAATGTCCCATTTGTCGACAACCTTTCGATGagcttttaatgattaaagTGGAAAGTAGCAATGAACAACACTGA
- the LOC106388054 gene encoding TVP38/TMEM64 family membrane protein slr0305-like, with protein MAFTWTSALRISVLLILVAAIVLACYFLPVEQLLKDFLLWVEQDLGPWGPLALAVAYIPLTVLAVPASVLTIGGGYLFGLPIGFVADSVGATLGSGAAFLLGRTIGKPFVVAKLKDYPQFQSVALAIEKSGFKICLLLRLAPLLPFSMLNYLLSVTPITLGPYLLSSWLGMMPITLALVYAGTTLKDLSDVTHKWSEFSIGRWAFLISSLVISVILMVCVTKVAQNALRKALAEHGGDMNGAVAASPELNVTADTPSDLNEPLLIKIEPQSPQNQENNSH; from the exons ATGGCGTTTACGTGGACATCTGCTCTTCGGATTTCAGTTCTTTTGATCCTTGTAGCTGCAATTGTCTTAGCTTGCTATTTTCTCCCCGTCGAGCAG CTGTTGAAGGATTTTTTGTTATGGGTTGAACAAGATCTAGGGCCTTGGGGACCGCTTGCCCT AGCCGTTGCGTACATTCCTCTAACTGTTTTGGCTGTTCCTGCCTCCGTTCTAACG ATCGGTGGTGGCTATCTTTTTGGGCTGCCAATTGGTTTTGTGGCGGACTCGGTCGGTGCTACACTTGGCTCAGGAGCAGCATTTCTTCTAGGCCGTACG ATTGGAAAACCTTTTGTAGTTGCAAAATTGAAGGATTATCCTCAGTTTCAATCAGTGGCACTCGCCATTGAGAAATCAGGTTTCAAG ATATGCTTGCTGCTCCGACTTGCTCCTCTGCTCCCCTTCAGCATGTTGAACTACCTCTTATCTGTAACGCCGATAACGCTGGGCCCATACTTGCTTTCTTCATGGTTAGGAATGATG CCGATAACACTTGCGTTAGTGTATGCTGGAACAACACTAAAAGACCTTTCTGATGTGACGCACAAGTGGAGTGAATTCTCTATTGGTCGCTGG GCGTTCCTGATTTCGAGTCTTGTAATATCCG TGATATTAATGGTATGTGTAACGAAGGTAGCGCAGAACGCTCTAAGAAAAGCATTAGCAGAGCACGGAGGAGACATGAACGGAGCAGTTGCAGCCTCGCCGGAGCTGAACGTTACGGCCGATACTCCAAGTGATTTGAACGAGCCTCTGTTAATAAAGATAGAGCCTCAATCACCTCAGAACCAAGAAAACAATAGTCATTAA
- the LOC106388055 gene encoding uncharacterized protein LOC106388055: MPEKRVTPSPATSHRPSPLHQWRFSVLTSLVFFLMVIVWSIDGCTIKTFIDSWRLNASYSMRVTAAKPKPHSLDLDTTRVKFDWISTEMEQNFTANLLKNWSAPGGEKCREAKTVEISVPNFDGKDPVHLTAGEIHEFRFQSLDESGKPVCVGGDYFETDLSGENWKSRPPVKDLTNGTYSVSLQIHPEFAGDYNLTVILLFRHFQGLKLSPARFAFNRKLRSFKLRFVKKNDVVLPELLQCVRSDFARDVWSGRWTRLGKNEECEISNDGRYRCLDDDFPCRKPWCDGALAELESNGWVYSSHCLFKLFSGDSAWSCLKNKWIFFWGDSNHVDTIRNLLNFVLGHPEIGAVPRRFDLKFSNPKNSSETVRITSIFNGHWNETQNYQGLDSLRDHGFRELLKSYFSEEKGVPDVMIVNSGLHDGVHWSNLRAFAKGAKTAAAFWRNVFDSVKRRGFEPPEVVFRNTIATGGYARELAFNPSKMEVFNGVFLEKMKEFGLVSGVVDNFDMTYPWHYDNRCNDGVHYGRAPAKMRWRDGEIGHQYFVDLMLVHVLLNALCVR; this comes from the coding sequence ATGCCTGAGAAAAGAGTGACCCCGTCTCCGGCGACGAGCCACCGTCCGAGTCCTCTCCATCAATGGAGATTCAGCGTCCTAACGTCCCTCGTTTTCTTCCTCATGGTCATCGTCTGGAGCATCGACGGTTGTACTATCAAAACATTCATAGACTCCTGGAGACTCAACGCTTCTTACTCCATGCGAGTCACTGCTGCGAAACCAAAACCACATTCTCTGGATCTGGACACGACCCGAGTGAAGTTCGACTGGATCTCAACCGAGATGGAGCAGAACTTCACGGCGAACCTCTTAAAAAACTGGTCTGCTCCGGGAGGAGAGAAATGCAGAGAAGCAAAAACCGTCGAGATCTCCGTCCCCAACTTCGACGGGAAGGATCCGGTTCACTTAACGGCCGGCGAGATCCACGAGTTCAGGTTCCAATCCCTCGACGAATCGGGGAAGCCCGTCTGCGTCGGTGGAGATTACTTCGAGaccgatctctccggcgaaaaCTGGAAATCAAGACCGCCGGTTAAAGACTTAACCAACGGAACTTACTCCGTCTCCCTCCAGATTCATCCCGAGTTCGCCGGAGACTACAACCTAACCGTCATTCTACTCTTCCGTCACTTCCAAGGCCTCAAACTCAGCCCCGCGCGCTTCGCCTTCAACAGAAAGCTACGCAGCTTCAAACTCCGCTTCGTCAAgaaaaacgacgtcgttttaccgGAGCTTCTTCAATGCGTCCGGTCAGACTTCGCTAGGGACGTCTGGTCGGGGCGGTGGACAAGGCTCGGCAAGAACGAGGAATGCGAAATCAGCAATGACGGACGTTACCGTTGCCTGGATGATGATTTCCCTTGCCGGAAACCGTGGTGCGACGGAGCGTTGGCGGAGTTAGAGAGCAACGGTTGGGTCTACTCGAGCCACTGCTTGTTTAAACTCTTTTCCGGGGACTCGGCTTGGAGCTGCTTGAAGAATAAATGGATCTTCTTCTGGGGAGACTCGAACCACGTGGACACGATTAGAAACTTGCTGAACTTCGTCTTGGGCCATCCCGAGATCGGCGCTGTCCCGAGGAGGTTTGATTTGAAGTTCTCTAACCCGAAGAACTCGTCAGAGACCGTTAGGATCACGAGCATCTTCAACGGGCATTGGAACGAGACGCAAAACTATCAAGGTCTCGACTCGCTTAGAGACCACGGCTTCAGAGAGCTGCTTAAAAGCTACTTCTCGGAAGAAAAAGGTGTTCCGGACGTAATGATCGTTAACTCGGGACTCCACGATGGGGTCCACTGGTCTAACCTCAGAGCATTCGCGAAAGGAGCCAAAACCGCGGCTGCGTTCTGGAGAAACGTTTTCGATTCGGTGAAACGCCGCGGGTTCGAACCGCCTGAGGTGGTTTTCAGGAACACGATCGCGACGGGGGGTTACGCGAGGGAGCTGGCGTTTAACCCGAGCAAGATGGAAGTGTTCAATGGTGTGtttttggagaagatgaaggagTTTGGGTTGGTGTCGGGTGTGGTTGATAACTTTGACATGACGTATCCGTGGCATTATGATAACCGGTGTAACGATGGGGTTCATTACGGGAGAGCTCCGGCGAAGATGCGGTGGAGAGACGGCGAGATTGGGCATCAGTACTTTGTTGATCTGATGCTTGTTCATGTCTTGTTAAATGCATTGTGTGTGAGATAA